gtaccccatactgtgtatatacctccctgtaccccatactgtgtatatacctcactgtaccccatactgtgtatatacctcactgtaccccatactgtgtaCATATTTTCCtgcaccccatactgtgtatatacctcactgtaccccatactgtgtatatacctcactgtaccccatactgtgtatatacctcactgtaccccatactgtgtatatacctcactgtaccccatactgtgtatatacctcactgtaccccatactgtgtatatacctcactgtaccccatactgtgtaCATATTTTCCtgcaccccatactgtgtatatacctcactgtaccccatactgtgtatatacctcactgtaccccatactgtgtatatacctcactgtaccccatactgtgtatatacctcactgtaccccatactgtgtatatacctcactgtaccccatactgctccgcgtgtatatacctcactgtaccccatacttcTCCGCGTgtgtacctcactgtaccccatactgctccgcgtatgtacctcactgtaccccatactgctccgcgtatgtacctcactgtaccccatactgctccgcgtatgtacctcactgtaccccatactgctccgcgtatgtacctcactgtaccccatactgctccgcgtatgtacctcactgtaccccatactgctccgcgtatgtacctcactgtaccccatactgctccgcgtatgtacctcactgtaccccatactgctccgcgtatgtacctcactgtaccccatactgctccgcgtatgtacctcactgtaccccatactgctccgcgtatgtacctcactgtaccccatactgctccgcgtatgtacctcactgtaccccatactgctccgcgtatgtacctcactgtaccccatactgctccgcgtatgtacctcactgtaccccatactgctccgcgtatgtacctcactgtaccccatactgctccgcgtatgtacctcactgtaccccatactgctccgcgtatgtacctcactgtaccccatactgctccgcgtatgtacctcactgtaccccatactgctccgcgtatgtacctcactgtaccccatactgctccgcgtatgtacctcactgtaccccatactgctccgcgtatgtacctcactgtacccccaTAATGATCCGCGTATATACcttactgtaccccatactgctccgcgtatataccttactgtaccccatactgctccgcgtatatACCTTACTGGaccccatactgctccgcgtatatacctcactgtaccccatactgctccgcgtatataccttactgtaccccatactgctccgcgtatatacctcactgtaccccttactgctccgcgtatatacctcactgtaccccatactgctccgcgtgtatatacctcactgtaccccatactgctccgcgtgtatatacctcactgtaccccatactgctccgcgtatataccttactgtaccccatactgctccgcgtatataccttactgtaccccatactgctctgcgtatatacctcactgtaccccatactgctccgcgtatataccttactgtaccccatactgctctgcgtatatacctcactgtaccccatactgctccgcgtatataccttactgtaccccatactgctctgcgtatatacctcactgtaccccatactgctccgcgtatatacctcactgtaccccatactgtgtatatacctccctgcaccccatactgtgtatataccttcctgcaccccatactgtgtatatacctcactgtaccccttaCTGCTCCGCgtgtatatacctcactgtaccccttaCTGCTCCGCgtgtatatacctcactgtaccccatactgctccgcgtatgtacctcactgtaccccatactgctccgcgtatgtacctcactgtaccccatactgcttcgcgtatatacctcactgtaccccatactgtgtatatacctcactgtaccccatactgctccgcgtatatacctcactgtaccccatactgctccgcgtatatacctcactgtaccccatactgctccgcgtatatacctcactgtacccccatactgctccgcgtatatacctcactgtaccccatactgctccgcgtatatacctcactgtaccccatactgctccgcgtatatacctcactgtaccccatactgctccgcgtatatacctcactgtaccccatactgtgtatataccttcctgcaccccatactgtgtatatacctcactgtaccccatactgtgtatacctcactgtaccccatactatgtatacctcactgtaccccatactgtgtatacctccctgtaccccatactgtgtatatacctccctgtaccccatactgtgtatatacctccctgtaccccatactgtgtatatacctccctgtaccccatactgtgtatatacctccctgtaccccatactgtgtatatacctccctgtaccccatactgtgtatatacctcactgtaccccatactgtgtatatacctcactgtaccccatactgtgtaCATATTTTCCtgcaccccatactgtgtatatacctcactgtaccccatactgtgtatatacctcactgtaccccatactgtgtatatacctcactgtaccccatactgtgtatatacctcactgtaccccatactgtgtaCATATTTTCCtgcaccccatactgtgtatatacctcactgtaccccatactgtgtatatacctcactgtaccccatactgtgtatacctcactgtaccccatactatgtatacctcactgtaccccatactgtgtatataccttcctgcaccccatactgtgtatatacctcactgtaccccatactgctccgcgtatatacctccctgtaccccatactgtgtatatacctccctgcaccccatactgtgtatatacctcccTGCACCCCATACTTTGTATATatctcactgtaccccatactgtgtaCATATTTTCCtgcaccccatactgtgtatatacctcactgtaccccatactgtgtatataccttcctgcaccccatactgtgtatatacctcccTGCACCCCATACTTTGTATATatctcactgtaccccatactgtgtatatacctcactgtaccccatactgtgtatataccttcctgcaccccatactgtgtatatatctcactgtaccccatactgtgtatatacctcacTGCACCCCATACTTTGTATATatctcactgtaccccatactgtgtatatacctcacTGCACCCCATACTGTTATATACCTCCCtgcaccccatactgtgtatataccttcctgcaccccatactgtgtatatacctccctgcaccccatactgtgtatataccttcctgcaccccatactgtgtatatacctccctgaaccccatactgtgtatatacctccctgcaccccatactgtgtatatacctccctgcaccccatactgtgtatatacctccctgcaccccatactgtgtatatacctcccTGCACCCtactgtgtatatacctccctgcaccccatactgtgtatataccttcctgcaccccatactgtgtatatatctcactgtaccccatactgtgtatatacctccctgcaccccatactgtgtatataccttcctgtaccccatactgtgtatataccttcctgcaccccatactgtgtatatacctccctgcaccccatactgtgtatatacctccctgcaccccatactgtgtatataccttcctgtaccccatactgtgtatataccttcctgcaccccatactgtgtatataccttcctgcaccccatactgtgtatatacctccctgcaccccatactgcgtatatacctcactgtaccccatactgtgtatatacctcactgtaccccatactgtgtatatacctcactgtaccccatactgtgtatatacctcactgtaccccatactgtgtatatacctcactgtaccccatactgtgtatatacacctcactgtaccccatactgtatatatacctcactgtaccccatactgtgtatatacctcactgtaccctatactgctccgcgtatatacctcactgtaccccatactgctccgcgtatatacctcactgtaccccatactgctccgcgtatatacctcactgtaccccatactgctccgcgtatatacctcactgtaccccatactgctccgcgtatatacctcactgtaccccatactgctccgcgtatatacctcactgtaccccatactgctccgcgtatatacctcactgtaccccatactgctccgcgtatatacctcactgtaccccatactgctccgcgtatatacctcactgtaccccatactgctccgcgtatatacctcactgtaccccatactgctccgcgtatatacctcactgtaccccatactgctccgcgtgtatatacctcactgtacccccatactgctccgcgtatatacctcactgtaccccttactgctccgcgtatgtacctcactgtaccccatactgcttcGTGTatgtacctcactgtaccccatactgctccgcgtatatacctcactgtacccccatactgctccgcgtatataccttactgtaccccatactgctccgcgtatgtacctcactgtaccccatacagCTCCGCGTATATATcttactgtaccccatactgctccacgtatatacctcactgtaccccatactgtgtatataccttcctgcaccccatactgcgtatatacctcactgtaccccatactgtgtatatacctcactgtaccccatactgtgtatatacctcactgtaccccatactgtatatatacctcactgtaccccatactgtgtatatacctcactgtaccccatactgtgtatatacctcactgtaccccatactgtgtatatacctcactgtaccccatactgtgtatatacctcactgtaccccatactgctccgcgtatgtaccctcactgtaccccatactgctccgcgtgtatatacctcactgtaccccatacttcTCCGCGTgtgtacctcactgtaccccatactgctccgcgtatgtacctcactgtaccccatactgctccgcgtatgtacctcactgtaccccatactgctccgcgtatgtacctcactgtaccccatactgctccgcgtatgtacctcactgtaccccatactgctccgcgtatgtacctcactgtaccccatactgctccgcgtatgtacctcactgtaccccatactgctccgcgtatgtacctcactgtaccccatactgctccgcgtatgtacctcactgtaccccatactgctccgcgtatgtacctcactgtaccccatactgctccgcgtatgtacctcactgtaccccatactgctccgcgtatatacctcactgtacccccaTAATGATCCGCGTATATACcttactgtaccccatactgctccgcgtatataccttactgtaccccatactgctccgcgtatatacctcactgtaccccatactgctccgcgtatataccttactgtaccccatactgctccgcgtatatacctcactgtaccccatactgctccgcgtatataccttactgtaccccatactgctccgcgtatatacctcactgtaccccatactgctccgcgtgtatatacctcactgtaccccatactgctccgcgtatatacctcactgtaccccatactgctccgcgtatataccttactgtaccccatactgctccgcgtatataccttactgtaccccatactgctccgcgtatatacctcactgtaccccatactgctccgcgtatatacctcactgtaccccatactgtgtatatacctccctgcaccccatactgtgtatataccttcctgcaccccatactgtgtatatacctcactgtaccccttaCTGCTCCGCgtgtatatacctcactgtaccccatactgctccgcgtatatacctcactgtaccccatactgctccgcgtatatacctcactgtacccccatactgctccgcgtatatacctcactgtaccccatactgctccgcgtatatatcttactgtaccccatactgctccacgtatatacctcactgtaccccatactgtgtatataccttcctgcaccccatactgcgtatatacctcactgtaccccatactgtgtatatacctcactgtaccccatactgtgtatatacctcactgtaccccatactgtgtatatacctcactgtaccccatactgtgtatatacctcactgtaccccatactgtgtatatacctcactgtaccccatactgtgtatatacctcactgtaccccatactgtgtatatacctcactgtaccccatactgctccgcgtatgtacctcactgtaccccatactgctccgcgtgtatatacctcactgtaccccatacttcTCCGCGTgtgtacctcactgtaccccatactgctccgcgtatgtacctcactgtaccccatactgctccgcgtatgtacctcactgtaccccatactgctccgcgtatgtacctcactgtaccccatactgctccgcgtatgtacctcactgtaccccatactgctccgcgtatgtacctcactgtaccccatactgctccgcgtatgtacctcactgtaccccatactgctccgcgtatgtacctcactgtaccccatactgctccgcgtatgtacctcactgtaccccatactgctccgcgtatgtacctcactgtaccccatactgctccgcgtatgtacctcactgtaccccatactgctccgcgtatgtacctcactgtaccccatactgctccgcgtatgtacctcactgtaccccatactgctccgcgtatgtacctcactgtaccccatactgctccgcgtatgtacctcactgtaccccatactgctccgcgtatgtacctcactgtacccccatactgctccgcgtatgtacctcactgtaccccatactgctccgcgtatgtacctcactgtaccccatactgctccgcgtatgtacctcactgtaccccatactgctccgcgtatgtacctcactgtaccccatactgatccgcgtatatacctcactgtacccccaTAATGATCcgcgtatatacctcactgtaccccatactgctccgcgtatataccttactgtaccccatactgctccgcgtatatacctcactgtaccccatactgctccaCGTATATACcttactgtaccccatactgctccgcgtatatacctcactgtaccccatactgctccgcgtatatacctcactgtaccccatactgctccgcgtgtatatacctcactgtaccccatactgctccgcgtatatacctcactgtaccccatactgctccgcgtatataccttactgtaccccatactgctccgcgtatataccttactgtaccccatactgctccgcgtatatacctcactgtaccccatactgctccgcgtatataccttactgtaccccatactgctccgcgtatatacctcactgtaccccatactgctccgcgtatatacctcactgtaccccatactgtgtatatacctccctgcaccccatactgtgtatataccttcctgcaccccatactgtgtatatacctcactgtaccccttaCTGCTCCGCgtgtatatacctcactgtaccccatactgctccgcgtatatacctcactgtaccccatactgctccgcgtatatacctcactgtacccccatactgctccgcgtatatacctcactgtaccccatactgctccgcgtatgtacctcactgtacccccatactgctccgcgtatatacctcactgtaccccatactgctccgcgtatatacctcactgtaccccatactgctccgcgtatatacctcactgtaccccatactgctccgcgtatatacctcactgtaccccatactgctccgcgtatatacctcactgtaccccatactgtgtatataccttcctgcaccccatactgtgtatatacctcactgtaccccatactgtgtatatacctcactgtaccccatactgtgtatataccttcctgcaccccatactgtgtatatacctcactgtaccccatactgtgtatacctcactgtaccccatactgtgtatatacctcactgtaccccatactgtgtatatacctcactgtaccccatactatgtatacctcactgtaccccatactgtgtatatacctccctgtaccccatactgtgtatatacctcactgtaccccatactgtgtatatacctcactgtaccccatactgtgtaCATATTTTCCtgcaccccatactgtgtatatacctcactgtaccccatactgtgtatatacctcactgtaccccatactgtgtatatacctcactgtaccccatactgtgtatacctcactgtaccccatactatGTATACCTTCCtgcaccccatactgtgtatatacctcactgtaccccttaCTGCTCCGCgtgtatatacctcactgtaccccttaCTGCTCCGCgtgtatatacctcactgtaccccatactgctccgcgtatatacctcactgtaccccatactgtgtatatacctcactgtaccccatactgtgtatataccttcctgcaccccatactgtgtatatatctcactgtaccccatactgtgtatataccttcctgcaccccatactgtgtatataccttcctgcaccccatactgtgtatatacctccctgcaccccatactgtgtatatacctccctgcaccccatactgtgtatataccttcctgcaccccatactgtgtatataccttcctgcaccccatactgtgtatatacctccctgcaccccatactgtgtatatacctccctgcaccccatactgtgtatatacctccctgcaccccatactgtgtatatacctccctgcaccccatactgtgtatatacctccctgcaccccatactgtgtatatacctccctgcaccccatactgtgtatatacctccctgcaccccatactgtgtatatacctccctgcaccccatactgtgtatatacctccctgcaccccatactgtgtatatacctccctgcaccccatactgtgtatatacctccctgcaccccatactgtgtatatacctccctgcaccccatactgtgtatatacctccctgcaccccatactgtgtatataccttcctgcaccccatactgtgtatatatctcactgtaccccatactgtgtatatacctccctgcaccccatactgtgtatataccttcctgcaccccatactgtgtatatacctccctgcaccccatactgtgtatataccttcctgcaccccatactgtgtatataccttcctgcaccccatactgtgtatataccttcCTGCAcccccatactgtgtatataccttcctgcaccccatactgtgtatataccttcctgcaccccatactgtgtatatacctccctgcaccccatactgtgtatataccttcctgcaccccatactgtgtatataccttcctgcaccccatactgtgtatatacaccttcctgcaccccatactgtgtatataccttcctgcaccccatactgtgtatataccttcctgcaccccatactgtgtatataccttcctgcaccccatactgtgtatataccttcctgcaccccatactgtgtatatacctccctgcaccccatactgtgtatataccttcctgcaccccatactgtgtatatacctccctgcaccccatactgtgtatatacctccctgcaccccatactgtgtatatacctccctgcaccccatactgtgtatataccttcctgcaccccatactgtgtatataccttcctgcaccccatactgtgtatatacctccctgcaccccatactgtgtatatacctccctgcaccccatactgtgtatatacctccctgcaccccatactgtgtatatacctccctgcaccccatactgtgtatatacctcactgcaccccatactgtgtatatacctcactgcaccccatactgtgtatataccttcctgcaccccatactgtgtatataccttcctgcaccccatactgtgtatataccttcctgcaccccatactgtgtatataccttcctgcaccccatactgtgtatataccttcctgcaccccatactgtgtatatacctccctgcaccccatactgtgtatataccttcctgcaccccatactgtgtatatacctccctgcaccccatactgtgtatataccttcctgcaccccatactgtgtatatacctccctgcaccccatactgtgtatatacctccctgcaccccatactgtgtatataccgccctgcaccccatactgtgtatatacctccctgcaccccatactgtgtatatacctccctgcaccccatactgtgtatataccttcctgcaccccatactgtgtatatacctccctgcaccccatactgtgtatatacctccctgcaccccatactgtgtatatacctccctgcaccccatactgtgtatataccttcctgcaccccatactgtgtatatacaccttcctgcaccccatactgtgtatatacaccttcctgcaccccatactgtgtatatacaccttcctgcaccccatactgtgtatatacaccttcctgcaccccatactgtgtatatacaccttcctgcaccccatactgtgtatatacctctCTGctcccatactgtgtatatacctctCTGCTCCGTGTATCTAAGGTCTCATTCACACTTGTTTTGTGGTCAGGATTTGCCGTCTTCTCTCTTTCGgttcctggtcttgggctgtgttcacacgctcAGGTTGTTGTCCTGCACCGTCCTCGTGGACCTTGGTTTCTGAGCAGTTCTTACAGGTGACGGGACAGTCCTGATTAGTCCAGTAGGGACGCAGGAAGTAACATGTATATGGTTCAGACCAATTCTGCAGCGTTATACACAAATCATATCTGTTTATCACCCGACTCCCCCACaactatcactcccatcatccgtcCTCGAGGAGCCGGTTTCTAACATGAATTCTGGATCCTCGGAATCTGCTGAAGGGACATCTCAGACGGCCGGACCGCGGGTCCAACCTCCCAAACCAACCCTCGGGACTAGATAGAAATCCGTCATTAGAGCCACGAGCGGGACTTCACTACCACCTAAGAGGGGGAGGGGCCACGTGGTCCATTAGTGGACCTGGGGCTCCGTCCTGATGTGTAACTCGCAGCGTCTTCACCTGCTTTATGGCATGAAGATCAGCAGATCCTTAAAGAAATCCATCAAACCAGATCAGGAATTTTTCTTTACGTTGGAGATTGTTATAAAGTGTGATCTCCACCTCGGGGAAGACGACGACCGGCACAGGCGGTGGTGGGGAAAAGGTTTATTGATGTTCTCACCCCGTGCCCTGCAAATCTTTAATACAGAGAAACCTGTAAAGGAACGGCCCGCGGGGAACACAGCGCCTAAAATCACAGAATAccataaaaatgtacaaaagccCCGGAGAAATATGTACCGGAGGAGACCCCGGCCGCTCTATCTACAGTCCCTGTCCTTGTAAAGGTCCCTGCGAGGAGAGCCCTGCCGTGGGGCAGAGATGAGGGGGGGAGGGGCGCTCAGGAGGTTGATGGGAGGGGTCTTGCTGAGAAGTCTAGTCCCTGGGTGGTGATATAGCACACCCAACATGGACGGAGCAGCGGGCTGCAGGGTGACGTGAGAAGGCAAAACCGTAAATACGAGCCCGTTCAAAGTCTTCCCGCAGAATATGAGCCCGCTCTTCTCGCTGCTCATAGAAGCGTTGTGGGGGGGCTGGGGGGAGGCGCAGAGGAGGGGGATCCGCTCTACGATACACATCCCTCCAGGCTTCAAGTGCATTGGGGTACTGCTCTCCCAGAAAAGCCCCACGCAGCCTTTCATAGGGGGGAGATGGATGAGGCAGATGGAGCCCCCGGCAGCGGGGAACGTCTCACGTCAAAGCCCAGCAGCTCCGGCTCCTCCTTGACTTTCACCTTGGAGGGATGATCCGGTGTCAGGCGCGGTTTGGTGTCAGAGCTGCTTCCTGGCCTAATCGCAACGTAAGGCGACTGGGTACGAGCGATGCCACGCTCCTCACTTCCGGGCAGGCGTTGTGTGGTTGTAAGAGGGGAACCCCGCTGTGCCAAGTGGGAATACAGAAGATCCCTGTGTGGGGAAAGGGAACATTTAAAATGCACGTATGATGAGATGTGACAAAGGCTGCGAGCACgcttcccccatagtgcccccccgtGGTATAATGCCGCATAGTGCCTCCCCCGTGGTATAATGCcgcatagtgcccccccccccgtggtaTCATGCCGCATAGTGCCTCCCCCCCCGTGGTATAATGCCGCATAGTGCCTCCCCCGTGGTATCATGCCGCATAGTGCCCCCCCCCGTGGTATCATGCCGCATAGTGCCTCCCCCCCCCGTGGTATCATGCCGCATAGTGCCTCCCCCCCCCGTGGTATCATGCCGCATAGTGCCTCCCCCCCGTGGTATCATGCCGCATAGTGCCTCCCCCCCGTGGTATCATGCCGCATAGTGCCTCCCCCCCGTGGTATCATGCCGCATAGTGCCTCCCCCCCCGTGGTATCATGCCGCATAGTGCCTCCCCCCGTGGTATCATGCCGCATAGTGCCTCCCCCCCCGTGGTATCATGCCGCATAGTGCCTCCCCCCGTGGTATCATGCCGCATAGTGCCTCCCCCCGTGGTATCATGCCGCATAGTGCCTCCCCCCCGTGGTATCATGCCGCATAGTGCCTCCCCCCCCGTGGTATCATGCCGCATAGTGCCTCCCCCCCCCGTGGTATCATGCCGCATAGT
The sequence above is a segment of the Rhinoderma darwinii isolate aRhiDar2 unplaced genomic scaffold, aRhiDar2.hap1 Scaffold_525, whole genome shotgun sequence genome. Coding sequences within it:
- the LOC142721916 gene encoding LOW QUALITY PROTEIN: putative fibrosin-1 (The sequence of the model RefSeq protein was modified relative to this genomic sequence to represent the inferred CDS: deleted 2 bases in 2 codons), encoding MNEQFKPRRSGRWCAMHVRVAYMILRHQERMKLAHGNPHKPELRSDLLCLNSGLGPLPSAHALARPPSLMTGAVSHAPAQFQVSSSAATFLSQAGPSDHFLRAPGLSALTSLTTGAFGGLGSPSFNSSTMFNQKETPAAHSFPSPHDHWHRLHRTPPSFPAPPSQVCGKVGDMNPHGVRIKDEMERDLLYSHLAQRGSPLTTTQRLPGSEERGIARTQSPYVAIRPGSSSDTKPRLTPDHPSKVKVKEEPELLGFDVRRSPLPGLHLPHPSPPYERLRGAFLGEQYPNALEAWRDVYRRADPPPLRLPPAPPQRFYEQREERAHILREDFERARIYGLPSHVTLQPAAPSMLGVLYHHPGTRLLSKTPPINLLSAPPPLISAPRQGSPRRDLYKDRDCR